One window of Methylococcus sp. EFPC2 genomic DNA carries:
- a CDS encoding transporter substrate-binding domain-containing protein, whose protein sequence is MLKIAIIVASLVLLASCSTTSQIAASGRSGLAPSGKLRVGINIGNMLLTAKDPVSGQYGGIAFDLARELGRWAGVPIEIVTFDSAGKLADGVRAGAWDVAFLGIEPERAEGISFSPAYAEIESTYLVPAGSPLHTVTDVDRDGVRIAISARSAYDLVLSRTLRRARLERVPGVEGVPGTEGAYRLFIEEHLDALAGLKPVLMAFADKLPGSRILDGHISTVQQAIGVPKDRAASVQLLREFVEDIKANGLVARAIEKNGVRGVSVAPRTTLQ, encoded by the coding sequence GTGTTGAAAATTGCGATCATTGTCGCCAGTCTGGTCCTGCTGGCTTCCTGCTCGACAACTTCTCAAATTGCCGCTTCCGGGCGTTCGGGTCTTGCACCCAGCGGCAAGCTGCGCGTCGGTATCAACATCGGCAACATGCTGCTCACTGCGAAGGATCCGGTCAGCGGGCAATATGGCGGTATCGCGTTCGATCTGGCGCGGGAACTCGGTCGGTGGGCGGGCGTGCCGATCGAGATTGTGACGTTCGATTCCGCGGGCAAGTTGGCAGATGGCGTGAGAGCCGGTGCCTGGGATGTGGCCTTCCTCGGCATCGAACCCGAGCGCGCGGAAGGCATCAGCTTCAGTCCTGCCTATGCGGAAATCGAATCCACTTATCTGGTACCGGCCGGATCCCCTTTGCACACTGTCACGGACGTGGACCGCGACGGCGTGCGTATCGCGATCTCCGCCAGGAGCGCATACGACCTGGTATTGAGCCGTACCCTGAGGCGCGCGCGATTGGAGCGGGTACCCGGCGTCGAGGGCGTGCCTGGCACCGAAGGCGCATATAGGCTATTCATCGAGGAACATCTGGATGCGCTGGCTGGGCTCAAGCCGGTGCTGATGGCGTTTGCCGACAAGCTGCCGGGCTCGCGCATACTCGACGGCCACATCAGTACCGTGCAGCAGGCCATAGGTGTGCCCAAGGATCGTGCAGCCAGCGTGCAACTCCTGAGGGAGTTCGTCGAGGACATCAAGGCTAACGGGCTGGTGGCCAGGGCGATAGAAAAGAATGGGGTTCGCGGCGTTTCGGTCGCCCCCAGGACCACACTTCAATGA